In Schistocerca piceifrons isolate TAMUIC-IGC-003096 chromosome 9, iqSchPice1.1, whole genome shotgun sequence, the following proteins share a genomic window:
- the LOC124717222 gene encoding GATA zinc finger domain-containing protein 14-like, protein MVKTRHQYTMEQQSSNANMDTQTHSDTEINTDTQTHQNNPLQTQINAERSNSEPNLRDHVTSNDAAGASSFCNQNFGAILNSILERISNIKQDNDEKFSQLMTDNAAFRNDIKSDFAILTQKVDEINTRLSKQVDDLTEKFENLELRQSDNANHIHDLTKTCETINCKLESNTYACDEINLKVNTIETNVADIHKQIHTTIQIEAEPHLSRINSQFKEWTECIKEKLLYLPDDDPEYFLEKLDAVDLLYEEQEPTHNSRSRNQHVYIATLPNTQKNSQHTVNMQNNHHNSQPHTNNNYNYTQGDNPYKKRRNNNFNSRRNNGNNNRHKAKQKHWKRNNNTDYTRNGTLTPHFNQNYNQYYVRQWQTPQPLPQNHIQMPQGNFAQTSNTNQQVTSAKRNQTGDWQRQYPNPLAEYADTKTSTSSNSSSSKKIRHRKNYQFSCKAQLLIIFVNTLQTS, encoded by the exons atggtaaaaactcgacaccagtacacaatggaacaacaatcaagtaatgcaaacatggatacacagacacattcagacacagaaattaatacagacacgcaaacacatcAAAATAATCCGCTACAGACACAAATAAACGCCGAGAGGAGCAATtcagaaccaaacctgagagaccacgtcacgtctaatgacgcggcgggggcaagctcattttgcaatcaaaattttggcgctatactgaattcaattttggaacgcatatccaatattaagcaagataatgacgaaaaattctcacaattaatgacagacaatgcagccttcagaaatgacataaaatcagacttcgccatactgactcaaaaggtagatgaaattaatacacgtctttccaaacaggtcgacgatcttacggaaaaattcgaaaatttagaattacgacaaagcgacaatgccaatcacatccatgacttgacaaaaacctgtgaaactattaattgcaaactagaatcaaacacgtacgcatgtgacgaaattaatttaaaggtgaatacaatagaaacaaacgtagctgacattcacaaacagattcacacaacaatacagatagaggctgaaccccatttgtctcgcattaactcacaatttaaagaatggacg gagtgtattaaagagaaattactgtacttaccggacgacgatcctgaatattttttggaaaagttagatgctgttgatttactatatgaagaacaagaaccaacacacaactcacgcagtaggaatcaacatgtctacattgctacattaccaaacacacagaaaaattcacaacacacagtaaacatgcaaaacaatcaccacAACTCACAGCCGCACACAAACAACAACTACAactatacacagggagataacccgtacaaaaaacgaagaaacaacaattttaattcaagaaggaataatggaaacaacaacagacacaaagcaaaacagaaacactggaaaagaaacaacaacacagattacacaagaaatggaacacttacaccgcactttaatcagaactacaaccagtattatgtgagacagtggcaaacaccgcaaccgctaccacaaaatcatattcagatgccacaagggaattttgcgcaaacaagcaacacaaaccaacaagtgacttcagccaaaCGAAACCAGACAGgtgattggcaaagacaatatccaaat cccttagcagagtatgctgatacaaaaacaag caccagcagtaacagcagcagcagcaagaagataagacacaggaagaactatcaattttcatgcaaagcacagttactgattatatttgttaataccttgcagacaagctga